The genome window AAACAGATAGCGGACTTCAGGAAGATTGTACTTAATTATCTCAAAATGAAACAGACCCTGGCAGATGAACATCCAAATTCTTGAAAAAAAAGCGAATCAATTCAGAGAAATTCACGGATTAGGAAGTCACGACAGCATTCGGCTTAGAAGTTTGTTGTTCAAATTGGACGTGTTAACAGTTTTTCGTCCATTAAGTGCCGGGTTCTCCGGTATGGCAATTAAAACCAACCATAAGGAGGCAGTAAAAAGATTTATCCTTATAAACAGCAACAAATCTTTGGGACATCAACACTTTACCATCTGTCACGAACTTTACCATTTATATATTCAGGACGGATTCGAATCAATGGTTTGTACAACTGCAACATTTGACAAAAAAGAAAGGGATGAGTTTAATGCAGATATATTTGCTTCTAATTTGCTGCTCCCGGAACATGGGATAAAATCACTCAT of Marinilabiliales bacterium contains these proteins:
- a CDS encoding ImmA/IrrE family metallo-endopeptidase, with the protein product MNIQILEKKANQFREIHGLGSHDSIRLRSLLFKLDVLTVFRPLSAGFSGMAIKTNHKEAVKRFILINSNKSLGHQHFTICHELYHLYIQDGFESMVCTTATFDKKERDEFNADIFASNLLLPEHGIKSLIPDKELGKDKLNLSTVLKIEQYFACSRSALLYRLKNLGLISGKIYDVYNQNVKRSAVELGYTTSIYESGNHNQVIGDYGSLARELYDKETISESHYFSLLADLGINLQELEQIEDGEKQ